The DNA segment CCCTGGTACAGCAACCCCGCGGCGACGAACCTGCCGCTCGGTCCCTCGTACCGGTTCCGGTCCATCTGCAGGTTGGGATGGTGCTCGGTGCGCCCCAACATGACGAAGAACCCCATGTCGCGCAGGGTGTTGTTGAAGACCGCGAGCCCGCTCACGACGAGCGGTTCATCCGCGGCCAGCCGCAGGCCCGCGTCCGCGGTGCGCTCGATGGTGTTGCCCGTGACGATGACCCCGCTCGCCTTGACGATGCGGATGCCCTGCCCGTTGAAGCGGTTGGCGTAGTTGAAGATGTCGCTGATGGTGTTGTCCTGGATCATCACCCCCGCGGGGTGGTCCGTCGCCGCCATGCCTCCCACGGAGACCCCTCGGCCCGCGTGGGAGATGACGTTGCCGACGATCGAGACGTTCGTCGCGTCCTCGTGGATGAGCACCGCCTCGGCGGCGGACGTGTTCGCTTGCCAGGGGAACAAGGCCAGGTTCGGGAAGTCATGGATGGTGTTCTTCCGGATCGCCACGACATCGCAGCCCTTCACGTCGACCGCGTTCTCGCCCGCGTCGTGCAGCTCGTTGCGCTCGATGTAGAGGCCAGCCGGCCGGCCATTCGCCTCCTGGCACTGCACGGAGTCCCCCGCCACGTCATGGATGTTGTTGCGCACCACGAACACGTCGCTCGACGTGCCCTTCGCGGTCACGCCGTGGGAGTCCTGCCCCACCTTCCAGAAGTCGTGGATCTCGGTGCCGCCAATGAGCAGGTTGGACGCGCGATTCACGACCACGCCGCTGCCCGTCCTGCCGCCGTGCAAGTGCGAGTTGATGAGCTGCGAGCAGTAGGTGCTGCCCTCGAAGAGCGCCGCGAACGACGGATTGCCGCGGACATCCACCTCGAACGACTCGACGATCCAGTACGGCAGGCTCACCATCAACAGACTGCCCACCACGCGCCCGGGTCCCGGGACGATGACCGGACGCGCGGAGGTCGCGCCCCGGAGGATGATGGGCGCCGTGGCCGTTCCCGCCTTGGCGATGTCGGGGGTGATGGTGACCTGCTCGGGATAGGTGCCCGGACTCACCTGGATGATGCTCCCGGGGCGAGCGGCCTTCACGGCGGCGGTGATGGTCGTGAAGGGGTTGTCGAGCGAGCCGAGGGGACTGTCCTCGTGGTGCGTGCCCGTGTTCGCGACGAAGAGCGTCTCGGACCGAGGCGGAGGAACCGTCGTTGGACAGCGCGAGCGAAAGATGTCCTCCGCGTCCCCGGGCTCCACGCGCTGTGCTTGGGTCGCCCAGGCCATCTCCGGCGGTGATTCGCGCGGGGGAGGCTCCTGACCGCAGGCCAGGAGGAGTCCTCCCCACCCCGCCATCACCGTCGTCCACCAGCGCCCCGCCCATCCTCGCCGCCGCGTCATCATGGACACCCCGAAGCTGTCTGTCTGGAAGCGACCGACAAGCTCTCCATGCGCGCGGGCTGGATCAACCACCATGCCCCGGAGGGCACTCACCGGCCCTTTGCGGGCCAGCGGCGCGCCTCAACGGGCGACGGGCTGGGGTGAGAGCGGAGGGAGCGCCGCGAGCGTGGCCCCCATGTCCTTCTGGTGCTGATGGAAGCAGCTCAGGACCATCCGGGCCGCCTGGGCCGAGCGGGGTGAGGCCGGCTCGAAGTAGCGCTTCGTATCCCCAGGGCGACCGAAGAGCGCGTCGACGAAGGCGTCGATGTCGTGAGCGCCCAGCAGCACGCGCGGCGATTCTCCCCCCTGATAGACCCTGCGGTAGCGGTGGTCCGCTCCTTTCAGCCTGACGCAGAGCCCCCGGGCGCTCTGCTTGATGTAGCCATTCAGGATCCGATGACCATCGGGCTCCTTGAGCAGCTGACGCAGCAGGGCCACGACCAGGCCACGGTCCATGGGCTTCGTCGAAGCACCGCGGTGGGAGCGATGCGCGCGCTCCGCCTCATCGCTCCGCAGCTCGGACGTCCCGAGGAAGTGCGACTCAGACTGGAGGTGGAAGACGGCGTGGAACCCGATGACGCCAGGAGGAACGAGCGAGCGAACCAACGTCCGGCGTGAGTCTCGGGGGATATCGCGGGTCCGCTCGATGGCCCAGTGAATGAAGGGATTGACCTTGTCCGAGTGGCGGCGGTCACTGACCACGAAGGCCATCTCGCGGGACGAGTCGAGCGACAGCTCCGAGCAGTCCTCGGCGAAGGCCTCGTCCCGAAGGACTCGCGCCATTCGCAGCCGAGACTCGCGGCGATTGGCGCGGCTCACTCGGGCTCGGCGCTGGCGCGCCTCTTGTCGAGCGGTGGAGGGCAACAGACTGCGGGACATCTCGAACGACTTCTCGTCACCGTAGAGCATCCGGGATTCCTCTCGGACGCTCCCGGACGCAATCCCTTCCGAGCCCTGACAAACCTGCCCAAAGGCAGGCGCCACTCAGAGGTTGGAGTACGCGATGCGCAACTGGCTGACGAGCGCGGACTTGATCTGCGTGGCGTTCGCCTTGTCGTCGACCATGCCCCGGGCGAACTTCAGCCAGGCATCCTTCTCGATCGAGCTGGGCG comes from the Myxococcaceae bacterium JPH2 genome and includes:
- a CDS encoding right-handed parallel beta-helix repeat-containing protein, whose amino-acid sequence is MTRRRGWAGRWWTTVMAGWGGLLLACGQEPPPRESPPEMAWATQAQRVEPGDAEDIFRSRCPTTVPPPRSETLFVANTGTHHEDSPLGSLDNPFTTITAAVKAARPGSIIQVSPGTYPEQVTITPDIAKAGTATAPIILRGATSARPVIVPGPGRVVGSLLMVSLPYWIVESFEVDVRGNPSFAALFEGSTYCSQLINSHLHGGRTGSGVVVNRASNLLIGGTEIHDFWKVGQDSHGVTAKGTSSDVFVVRNNIHDVAGDSVQCQEANGRPAGLYIERNELHDAGENAVDVKGCDVVAIRKNTIHDFPNLALFPWQANTSAAEAVLIHEDATNVSIVGNVISHAGRGVSVGGMAATDHPAGVMIQDNTISDIFNYANRFNGQGIRIVKASGVIVTGNTIERTADAGLRLAADEPLVVSGLAVFNNTLRDMGFFVMLGRTEHHPNLQMDRNRYEGPSGRFVAAGLLYQGDFPVWQAKLAPQGLELNSVRVP